One window from the genome of Oryza glaberrima chromosome 3, OglaRS2, whole genome shotgun sequence encodes:
- the LOC127765841 gene encoding uncharacterized protein LOC127765841 isoform X2, whose amino-acid sequence MPERAITYAVVDAFTDEPFKGNTAAVCLLEESWEEQLDEQWMQSVAAEFNTSITAFLVRADADAANPQFHIRWFTPVRESELCGHGTLAAAHYLISSGLVKCNAIDFLAKSGFLTAKKVVGLKQSSTLISPLQEACTKFLIELDFPLIPVVKCSPLEMPSIPETLNGASVELNSSEEVVNVRPNISELVQSAGRGVAVTGPAPVGSSYDFFSRFFCPKYGLNEDPVCGSVHCALAAYWGKKLGKQCMTASMASPRSGTLYLQWDEAAQRVRIRGEAVTVMVGIILV is encoded by the exons atgccggaGAGGGCCATCACATACGCCGTG GTTGATGCTTTCACAGATGAGCCATTCAAGGGGAACACGGCTGCCGTCTGCCTCCTCGAGGAGAGCTGGGAAGAACAGTTGGATGAGCAGTGGATGCAGTCCGTTGCCGCGGAGTTCAACACCTCCATTACCGCGTTCTTGGTCcgtgctgatgctgatgctgcaAATCCCCAGTTTCATATCCGTTGGTTCACTCCTGTTCGCGAG AGTGAACTTTGCGGCCATGGAACATTAGCTGCTGCGCACTACCTGATTTCATCTGGCCTTGTGAAGTGTAATGCGATAGATTTCTTGGCAAAATCTGGATTTCTAACAGCCAAGAAAGTTGTTGGCCTTAAGCAGTCCAGCACCTTGATTTCTCCACTGCAAGAAGCTTGCACGAAATTCTTAATTGAACTGGATTTCCCCCTCATTCCAGTAGTCAAATGCTCACCTTTGGAGATGCCATCTATTCCTGAGACTTTAAATGGTGCATCC GTGGAGCTTAATTCAAGTGAGGAAGTTGTTAATGTCCGACCAAACATTTCTGAATTAGTCCAATCTGCTGGAAGAGGGGTTGCTGTTACAGGGCCAGCTCCTGTTGGATCTAGTTATGATTTTTTCAGTCGTTTCTTCTGCCCAAAATATGGATTGAATGAG GATCCTGTATGTGGTAGTGTGCACTGTGCCTTGGCTGCTTACTGGGGCAAGAAGCTAGGTAAACAATGCATGACTGCCTCCATG GCTTCCCCAAGGAGTGGAACGCTTTATCTGCAATGGGATGAGGCGGCCCAGAGGGTTCGAATTCGCGGAGAAGCTGTTACTGTCATGGTTGGGATCATTCTAGTCTAG
- the LOC127765841 gene encoding uncharacterized protein LOC127765841 isoform X1, producing MPERAITYAVVDAFTDEPFKGNTAAVCLLEESWEEQLDEQWMQSVAAEFNTSITAFLVRADADAANPQFHIRWFTPVRESELCGHGTLAAAHYLISSGLVKCNAIDFLAKSGFLTAKKVVGLKQSSTLISPLQEACTKFLIELDFPLIPVVKCSPLEMPSIPETLNGASVSNVLKTVSDSATDLIVELNSSEEVVNVRPNISELVQSAGRGVAVTGPAPVGSSYDFFSRFFCPKYGLNEDPVCGSVHCALAAYWGKKLGKQCMTASMASPRSGTLYLQWDEAAQRVRIRGEAVTVMVGIILV from the exons atgccggaGAGGGCCATCACATACGCCGTG GTTGATGCTTTCACAGATGAGCCATTCAAGGGGAACACGGCTGCCGTCTGCCTCCTCGAGGAGAGCTGGGAAGAACAGTTGGATGAGCAGTGGATGCAGTCCGTTGCCGCGGAGTTCAACACCTCCATTACCGCGTTCTTGGTCcgtgctgatgctgatgctgcaAATCCCCAGTTTCATATCCGTTGGTTCACTCCTGTTCGCGAG AGTGAACTTTGCGGCCATGGAACATTAGCTGCTGCGCACTACCTGATTTCATCTGGCCTTGTGAAGTGTAATGCGATAGATTTCTTGGCAAAATCTGGATTTCTAACAGCCAAGAAAGTTGTTGGCCTTAAGCAGTCCAGCACCTTGATTTCTCCACTGCAAGAAGCTTGCACGAAATTCTTAATTGAACTGGATTTCCCCCTCATTCCAGTAGTCAAATGCTCACCTTTGGAGATGCCATCTATTCCTGAGACTTTAAATGGTGCATCCGTCAGTAATGTGCTGAAAACTGTTTCTGATTCTGCCACTGATCTCATT GTGGAGCTTAATTCAAGTGAGGAAGTTGTTAATGTCCGACCAAACATTTCTGAATTAGTCCAATCTGCTGGAAGAGGGGTTGCTGTTACAGGGCCAGCTCCTGTTGGATCTAGTTATGATTTTTTCAGTCGTTTCTTCTGCCCAAAATATGGATTGAATGAG GATCCTGTATGTGGTAGTGTGCACTGTGCCTTGGCTGCTTACTGGGGCAAGAAGCTAGGTAAACAATGCATGACTGCCTCCATG GCTTCCCCAAGGAGTGGAACGCTTTATCTGCAATGGGATGAGGCGGCCCAGAGGGTTCGAATTCGCGGAGAAGCTGTTACTGTCATGGTTGGGATCATTCTAGTCTAG